A genomic region of Acidiphilium multivorum AIU301 contains the following coding sequences:
- a CDS encoding cytosine permease, with translation MPNGYTAGLGLLALRMPIKRVPSLLVIALFTLAIRVAVMLLGDFVGAYENFLAYMSYWIAPWAAIVVVDYFLRRGHYDSDGMMQWKESAYWYRNGIFWPGIVSFIAGICACILFSNSSTLASPLMTGILHLGDCSFEAGIVVAGLCYYVLAGTYVSKSESRTTRGEIDMPDIRPDLTAAFCSSVKDDHD, from the coding sequence GTGCCGAATGGCTATACGGCAGGTCTCGGACTTCTAGCGTTACGAATGCCGATCAAGCGGGTGCCGTCGCTCCTGGTGATTGCTCTGTTCACGCTGGCAATTCGCGTAGCTGTAATGCTGCTTGGTGATTTCGTCGGGGCTTACGAGAATTTTCTCGCTTACATGTCGTATTGGATAGCGCCCTGGGCGGCTATCGTGGTCGTAGATTATTTTCTGCGGCGTGGACATTACGACAGCGACGGGATGATGCAATGGAAAGAAAGCGCCTACTGGTACCGGAATGGGATTTTTTGGCCTGGCATAGTGTCATTTATCGCGGGAATTTGTGCCTGCATTCTCTTTTCGAATTCTTCAACACTTGCAAGTCCACTAATGACAGGGATACTTCATCTCGGCGACTGCAGCTTCGAAGCCGGTATTGTGGTCGCAGGACTTTGCTACTACGTGCTTGCAGGAACATACGTTTCAAAGAGCGAGAGTAGGACCACGAGGGGTGAAATTGATATGCCGGATATTCGGCCCGACCTTACGGCAGCCTTTTGCTCATCAGTTAAAGATGATCACGATTGA
- a CDS encoding IS1595-like element ISAcr1 family transposase has protein sequence MDVLAREDLPFPQSLPEFQRIFPNDAACAAYLESARWNGGFACPRCGVVGEPFRFEARPGVLRCRACRKDVSLMAGTVMERSHTPLSTWFWAAYLIASQTPGMSAVQFQRQLGLSRYETAFGILHKLRAGMVRPERDKIGDTPQEHVEVDETWVGGRTRGDGRGVHHKVLVACAVEVRHRKPGTKLDNRKDGRYAGRVRLAVVPDRSANSLCGFVENAVAPGSLIVTDDWSGYAGLGRRGFDHHAIAECGDPEVAEEFLPIVHLVFTNLKTWINGIHHGVSAKHLQAYLNEFTFRFNRRLYPFNAFRSLLGIAGRAAAPTFDELYSGEWTHPTFSGCG, from the coding sequence ATGGATGTCCTGGCCCGTGAAGACCTGCCGTTCCCGCAGTCTCTGCCGGAATTCCAGCGTATTTTCCCGAACGACGCGGCCTGTGCCGCCTATCTCGAAAGCGCCCGCTGGAATGGAGGGTTCGCCTGCCCAAGGTGCGGCGTCGTTGGCGAGCCGTTCCGTTTCGAGGCGCGCCCGGGCGTTCTGCGCTGCCGGGCCTGTCGCAAAGACGTAAGCCTGATGGCTGGGACCGTTATGGAACGCAGTCACACGCCGCTGTCGACTTGGTTCTGGGCGGCTTACTTGATCGCCAGCCAGACGCCCGGAATGTCGGCCGTCCAATTTCAGCGGCAACTCGGCCTGTCGCGCTACGAGACCGCCTTCGGCATCCTTCATAAGCTGCGCGCCGGGATGGTGCGCCCCGAGCGCGACAAGATTGGCGACACGCCGCAAGAACACGTCGAAGTGGATGAAACGTGGGTTGGAGGACGAACCCGAGGCGATGGACGGGGTGTCCATCACAAGGTTCTCGTCGCCTGTGCCGTGGAGGTGCGCCACCGGAAACCGGGAACCAAGCTCGACAATCGGAAAGACGGTCGCTACGCGGGACGCGTTCGTCTCGCTGTTGTCCCCGACCGTAGCGCCAATTCGCTCTGCGGATTCGTCGAAAACGCCGTTGCTCCCGGATCGCTGATCGTTACCGACGACTGGAGCGGCTATGCCGGTCTCGGAAGGCGCGGGTTCGACCACCATGCAATCGCCGAATGCGGCGACCCGGAGGTGGCAGAAGAATTCCTGCCGATCGTCCACTTGGTCTTTACCAACCTGAAGACCTGGATCAACGGCATCCATCACGGGGTCAGCGCCAAACATCTACAAGCCTACCTCAATGAATTCACGTTTCGGTTCAACCGGCGCCTCTATCCCTTCAACGCGTTCCGCTCGCTGCTCGGAATCGCGGGTAGGGCAGCCGCACCAACCTTTGACGAGCTTTATTCCGGGGAATGGACACACCCTACATTTAGTGGGTGTGGGTAA
- a CDS encoding purine-cytosine permease family protein — translation MSSSPSSIKADATWHVEVHGIDPIPQNIRHGNAFELFKLWVGANTNYVVVVTGGFILSFGLSLTSAITAILVGNALGCIIVGMASIMGPRTGTAGIVTSRTSFGQLGSFFPKILSVITALSWFSINAILATEAINKLFAMAGVTGVIVPWIGLAIILVLEVVIAIYGHATIIFMESYIAILLAVIFAVLAYFVILGMPVGHIVAQQQTVFSMVHWLSAMSLAFSFPVGWSNYASDYSRYFPETLSWKKVALAAGLGQFVAVVLCEILGVLVAILVGGGLSANPVAQLANILPVWFVACLSGCYPHPLNVGCVHSPE, via the coding sequence ATGTCGAGCTCACCAAGTTCTATCAAAGCAGACGCTACATGGCATGTTGAGGTACACGGGATTGATCCGATACCTCAAAATATCCGTCACGGTAATGCCTTTGAGTTGTTCAAGCTCTGGGTGGGTGCAAATACGAATTACGTCGTAGTGGTGACGGGCGGATTTATCTTGTCGTTCGGGTTGTCGCTTACGTCTGCCATAACCGCGATCCTCGTAGGGAACGCTCTAGGTTGTATCATTGTCGGTATGGCATCCATCATGGGACCGCGAACTGGTACGGCGGGGATTGTGACATCCAGAACGTCCTTTGGACAACTAGGCTCATTTTTTCCGAAGATTCTGAGCGTTATCACTGCGCTGAGCTGGTTCTCGATCAACGCTATTCTGGCAACTGAAGCTATCAATAAATTATTTGCGATGGCAGGCGTTACAGGCGTGATCGTCCCATGGATCGGTTTGGCGATCATACTGGTTCTGGAAGTCGTGATTGCGATATATGGGCATGCGACCATCATATTCATGGAATCATATATCGCGATCCTCCTTGCCGTAATCTTTGCGGTCTTGGCCTATTTCGTAATTCTTGGGATGCCCGTGGGACATATTGTGGCACAACAGCAAACTGTGTTTTCAATGGTTCACTGGCTTAGCGCGATGAGCCTCGCGTTTTCATTTCCGGTCGGTTGGTCGAACTACGCATCGGATTATAGTCGGTATTTTCCTGAAACGTTGAGCTGGAAGAAGGTCGCGCTGGCGGCTGGGCTCGGCCAGTTCGTAGCCGTCGTTCTGTGTGAGATCCTGGGCGTCCTCGTTGCAATCCTAGTTGGTGGCGGATTGTCGGCAAATCCCGTCGCTCAGTTGGCGAATATTCTGCCGGTATGGTTTGTTGCTTGCCTATCCGGTTGTTACCCACACCCACTAAATGTAGGGTGTGTCCATTCCCCGGAATAA
- a CDS encoding NIPSNAP family protein produces MFYEIRTYRLRPGTVQAYLHLVEDEGIAIQKSYLGALVGYFYTEIGSLNEIIHIWAYESLDERERRRAALAADPGWQAFMPKIQELIDTMESRIARAAPFSPLAP; encoded by the coding sequence ATGTTCTACGAGATACGTACCTACAGACTCAGGCCCGGCACAGTTCAAGCATATCTTCATCTCGTCGAGGACGAAGGTATTGCAATTCAGAAATCATATCTCGGAGCATTGGTTGGTTATTTCTACACCGAAATCGGCTCATTGAACGAGATTATCCACATTTGGGCCTACGAGAGTCTGGATGAGCGGGAAAGGCGGCGGGCTGCGTTGGCCGCCGATCCAGGCTGGCAGGCGTTTATGCCGAAAATCCAGGAATTGATCGACACTATGGAGAGCAGGATTGCCAGGGCGGCTCCTTTCTCACCTCTGGCTCCGTAG
- a CDS encoding aldehyde dehydrogenase: MMRRFRQYIDGEFVDAARSFESIDPATGDAWSLMPEADAADVDRAVTAAHRALHDLSWSGLTPTARGRLLYRLGDLLEEQAQALAELETRDTGKVIRETSAQVAYIAEYYRYFGGLADKIEGAHLAVDKPDMEVYLRREPIGVVAAVVPWNSQLFLAAVKIGPALAAGCTVVVKASEDGPAPLLEFAQLVDQAGFPPGVVNIITGFGDPCGQRLTSHPLVSRIAFTGGPETARHVVRNSAENLSHVTLELGGKSPVLVFDDADLDNACNAIIAGIFAASGQSCVAGSRLLVQNSIHDTLVSMLSERVGKIKIGDPSDPATEMGPLATARQHRKAVEVIQSSVKAGAVLTAGGKVPPGHERGFYLEPTILQCPNNDIPCSREELFAPVLSVMRFDTEADGIAFANDTCFALAAGIFTNDLRRAHRLIRSVKAGVVWVNTYRAISPVVPFGGFGWSGLGREGGRESVMEYTRPKAVWINSSTCPFPDPFIMR; the protein is encoded by the coding sequence ATGATGCGACGTTTCCGGCAGTATATTGATGGTGAATTCGTCGATGCGGCACGGAGTTTCGAGAGCATCGACCCGGCCACCGGTGATGCTTGGAGCTTGATGCCCGAAGCCGACGCGGCAGATGTCGACCGTGCCGTCACTGCAGCCCATCGGGCTCTGCATGACCTCTCGTGGAGCGGGCTGACCCCCACCGCGCGTGGGCGACTCCTCTACCGGCTGGGAGACCTGCTGGAGGAACAGGCTCAGGCCTTGGCCGAGCTTGAAACGCGGGATACCGGCAAGGTCATTCGCGAGACGAGCGCACAAGTCGCCTACATCGCGGAATACTACCGTTACTTCGGCGGGTTGGCCGATAAGATTGAAGGCGCGCACCTTGCTGTCGATAAACCCGATATGGAGGTATATCTACGGCGGGAGCCGATCGGCGTCGTTGCGGCGGTGGTGCCGTGGAACTCCCAACTCTTTCTGGCCGCGGTCAAAATTGGTCCCGCACTGGCCGCCGGTTGCACTGTTGTGGTCAAGGCATCCGAGGATGGGCCGGCACCTCTTCTTGAGTTCGCACAACTTGTCGATCAGGCCGGCTTCCCTCCTGGTGTGGTGAACATCATTACCGGATTCGGCGATCCTTGCGGTCAACGTCTGACAAGCCATCCCCTGGTTTCCAGGATCGCCTTCACGGGCGGCCCCGAAACCGCGCGGCACGTCGTGCGCAACAGTGCCGAAAATCTATCTCACGTAACGCTGGAGCTTGGCGGCAAATCTCCCGTGCTGGTTTTCGATGACGCCGATCTCGACAATGCATGCAACGCCATCATCGCCGGGATCTTTGCAGCAAGCGGGCAGAGCTGCGTTGCCGGGTCGCGGCTGCTGGTCCAGAACAGCATCCATGACACTCTAGTTAGCATGCTCTCCGAAAGAGTCGGGAAAATCAAGATTGGCGATCCCAGCGATCCGGCAACCGAGATGGGCCCGCTCGCGACCGCGCGACAGCATCGGAAAGCTGTGGAAGTGATCCAATCCAGCGTGAAGGCGGGCGCCGTGCTCACCGCTGGAGGGAAGGTTCCACCGGGACACGAGCGGGGATTTTATCTTGAACCGACGATTCTGCAGTGCCCGAACAACGATATTCCCTGTAGCCGCGAAGAGCTCTTTGCGCCCGTCCTGAGCGTGATGCGTTTCGATACCGAAGCCGATGGCATCGCCTTTGCAAACGATACCTGCTTCGCGTTGGCAGCTGGTATTTTCACGAACGATCTACGTCGTGCCCATAGGCTTATCAGAAGTGTGAAAGCTGGTGTTGTCTGGGTGAACACTTATCGGGCGATCTCACCGGTTGTTCCGTTTGGTGGGTTTGGGTGGAGTGGGTTGGGCCGCGAGGGCGGTCGGGAATCGGTTATGGAATATACGCGGCCGAAGGCTGTCTGGATCAACAGTTCGACCTGTCCGTTTCCCGATCCGTTTATCATGCGCTGA
- a CDS encoding IS110 family RNA-guided transposase, which produces MEHYAGIDVSLESSAVCVIDATGRVVCEGKVATEPETLIDWLRQSDVAFARIGLEAGPLSQWLYAGLREAGFPIELLETRHVRAAFRTMPVKTDRKDARGIAQLMRLGWFRPVHCKSMAAQELRAILTARKLVQGKLHDVEMSLRGILRGFGLKVGPTTRRTFADRVRELVAGHPTLQMIAEALLSASDELGRQLGQFEAQVRSLARRNPKARLLMSTPGVGAVVALTYVAAIDDPARFRSSRTVGAHFGLTPRKYQSGETDVTGRISKIGDVGVRTALYEAANVILTRPVKGSTLKSWAMRVAARAGMRKAKVALARKLAVVLHRMLAGGTAFDATMAAAPRA; this is translated from the coding sequence ATGGAGCATTATGCAGGAATTGACGTGTCGTTGGAAAGCTCGGCGGTATGCGTGATCGACGCGACGGGTCGGGTGGTTTGCGAGGGCAAGGTGGCGACGGAACCAGAGACGCTGATCGACTGGCTGCGACAATCAGATGTTGCTTTCGCCCGGATTGGCCTTGAAGCGGGCCCGCTGTCGCAATGGCTATATGCGGGCCTGCGGGAGGCGGGTTTTCCTATTGAGCTGCTGGAGACGCGGCATGTGCGGGCGGCGTTCAGGACGATGCCGGTGAAGACGGATCGCAAGGACGCCCGGGGCATTGCGCAGCTGATGCGCCTTGGCTGGTTCCGGCCGGTGCACTGCAAGTCGATGGCGGCCCAGGAGTTGCGGGCGATCTTGACGGCACGCAAGCTGGTCCAGGGCAAGCTGCATGACGTGGAGATGAGCCTGCGCGGCATTCTCCGCGGCTTCGGGCTGAAGGTCGGTCCGACGACACGGCGGACATTTGCCGACCGTGTCCGTGAGCTGGTGGCCGGACATCCGACCTTGCAAATGATCGCCGAAGCACTGCTGTCGGCCAGCGATGAACTGGGTCGTCAGCTTGGCCAGTTTGAGGCGCAGGTTCGGAGCCTGGCACGGCGGAACCCGAAAGCTCGGCTGCTGATGTCCACACCCGGCGTCGGCGCGGTCGTGGCGTTGACCTACGTGGCGGCAATCGACGATCCGGCTCGGTTCCGATCGTCACGAACGGTCGGGGCGCATTTCGGCCTGACGCCGCGGAAGTACCAGTCGGGCGAGACGGATGTGACGGGACGGATCTCGAAGATCGGTGACGTCGGTGTCCGCACCGCGCTCTACGAAGCGGCGAACGTCATTCTCACTCGGCCAGTGAAAGGATCGACGCTGAAGAGTTGGGCGATGCGCGTGGCCGCTCGCGCGGGGATGCGCAAGGCCAAGGTGGCCCTGGCCCGCAAGCTCGCCGTTGTGCTGCATCGGATGCTAGCCGGCGGCACTGCGTTCGACGCCACGATGGCGGCAGCGCCGCGGGCATAA
- a CDS encoding flavin reductase family protein → MFDSRDFRRALGAFPTGVTVVTTREPDGTPRGFTANSFTSVSLEPPMVLVCIAKAAASRGVFEAAEGFAVTILKNTQKPISALFASKDADKFARVAWRSGAAGLPVIEGGAAWFSCARERAIDAGDHVILLGRVLDYGHAPEEPLGYCRGTYVDFALSQSAVSALGREIRVEAILERDDRVLLLRSLDGCLALPGGATLGPRSSPTSLYGFLETFGLRAQLDFLFAVFENPDMAAMRIVYRGTASGGIAGANVEPHPLTAIPFERVADPASRSMLARYVRERTDGFGVYVGTASEGVVHTIDEEAIA, encoded by the coding sequence ATGTTCGATTCCCGCGATTTCCGCAGAGCCCTCGGCGCGTTTCCCACCGGCGTCACCGTGGTTACTACTCGCGAACCGGATGGCACACCCAGGGGCTTCACGGCCAACTCGTTCACGTCGGTGTCGCTCGAGCCGCCGATGGTGCTGGTCTGCATAGCCAAGGCCGCCGCGAGCCGCGGCGTATTCGAGGCGGCGGAGGGTTTTGCGGTCACTATCCTGAAAAACACCCAGAAGCCGATCTCCGCTCTGTTCGCATCAAAGGACGCTGACAAATTCGCACGGGTCGCGTGGCGCTCCGGTGCCGCCGGCCTGCCGGTGATCGAGGGAGGCGCTGCCTGGTTCTCGTGCGCGCGGGAACGCGCGATCGATGCGGGGGACCATGTGATCCTACTTGGCCGGGTGCTCGATTATGGTCATGCCCCCGAGGAGCCGCTCGGCTATTGCCGGGGAACCTATGTCGATTTCGCCCTCTCGCAAAGCGCAGTTTCCGCGCTGGGCCGCGAAATCCGGGTCGAGGCCATCTTGGAGCGCGACGATCGCGTGCTCCTGCTGCGAAGCCTGGACGGTTGCCTCGCTCTACCCGGCGGCGCCACCCTCGGCCCACGCTCGAGCCCCACTTCGCTTTACGGCTTCCTCGAGACGTTCGGTCTCAGGGCGCAGTTGGATTTCCTTTTTGCCGTCTTCGAAAATCCGGACATGGCAGCGATGAGAATCGTCTACCGAGGCACCGCGAGCGGCGGGATCGCTGGCGCCAACGTTGAACCCCACCCGCTGACGGCGATCCCGTTCGAACGCGTGGCCGACCCCGCGTCTCGTAGCATGCTCGCACGCTACGTGCGCGAGAGAACCGATGGTTTCGGTGTTTACGTAGGCACAGCGAGCGAAGGTGTTGTCCACACAATAGATGAGGAAGCAATCGCATGA
- a CDS encoding alpha/beta fold hydrolase, protein MVDRIIASVIGIRIYKKWAIFMAEQGLSAGWHKGTHYIRAGAGEVLLLIHGVGMNCGFWAPQINAFSPEWDVIAYDTLGHGGSPLPSDPATLAEYAAQAIDLLDGLGVGRVKVVGHSMGALIALDLALRHPDRIGAVVAMNAVYRRSPEQRAAVERRVRLLDDDHPADWQQSAMDRWFGARISPQCMPAAVWVRAALGCLRPEGYRRAYRLFATADAAHTGRLGRLRLPALFLTGELDGNSSPAMARQMAAEAPDARALILSGERHMMSLASPVTVNAALRDFLEEDATLPLVAG, encoded by the coding sequence GTGGTCGACCGCATCATCGCATCGGTGATCGGTATAAGGATCTACAAGAAATGGGCGATCTTCATGGCTGAACAGGGCCTGTCCGCCGGTTGGCACAAGGGCACTCACTACATCCGCGCCGGTGCCGGAGAAGTGCTGTTGCTGATCCACGGTGTCGGGATGAATTGCGGATTCTGGGCGCCGCAAATCAATGCCTTCTCGCCGGAATGGGACGTCATTGCCTACGACACTCTAGGGCATGGCGGCAGCCCGCTGCCGTCGGACCCTGCAACCCTCGCTGAGTATGCGGCACAGGCGATTGACCTGCTCGACGGGCTCGGCGTCGGCCGCGTGAAGGTCGTGGGTCATTCCATGGGTGCTCTTATCGCCCTTGACTTGGCGTTGCGTCATCCAGACCGAATTGGCGCCGTGGTTGCGATGAACGCGGTCTACCGCCGCTCACCCGAGCAGCGCGCGGCGGTCGAGCGCCGTGTGCGGTTGTTGGACGACGATCACCCGGCAGACTGGCAGCAATCTGCGATGGATCGCTGGTTTGGCGCCCGCATCTCGCCGCAATGTATGCCTGCGGCGGTCTGGGTCCGCGCCGCGCTGGGCTGTCTTCGTCCGGAAGGCTACCGCCGTGCCTATCGCCTGTTTGCGACCGCTGATGCGGCGCATACCGGCCGGCTCGGCCGCTTGCGCCTGCCAGCGTTGTTCCTAACCGGTGAACTCGACGGGAACTCCTCCCCCGCAATGGCAAGGCAAATGGCAGCTGAGGCACCCGATGCCCGCGCTCTTATCCTGAGTGGAGAACGTCACATGATGAGTCTCGCTTCGCCCGTGACAGTCAACGCCGCGCTGCGTGATTTTCTGGAGGAAGATGCCACGCTTCCCCTTGTGGCAGGATGA
- a CDS encoding amino acid synthesis family protein yields MPLELRKLVTHTEVLWTEGGRAVPKMSRLMAVAAVLRNPWAGSGFVEDLASEIREVAPELGHLLTEEILKLAGGGGAVEGYGKSAVTGSNGEIEHGSALIHTLRFGNHYRRAVGAKSYLAFTNTRGAPGASIQIPLMHKHDEGMRSHYETVQFSIDDAPGPDEIVVALGASIGGRPHHRIGDRYKDLQEMGDLHG; encoded by the coding sequence ATGCCATTGGAGTTGAGAAAACTCGTTACCCACACGGAAGTGCTTTGGACTGAAGGCGGCAGAGCGGTGCCTAAGATGTCGCGACTGATGGCTGTCGCGGCGGTCCTGCGTAACCCCTGGGCAGGTTCCGGATTTGTGGAAGATCTGGCTTCGGAGATAAGGGAAGTAGCCCCGGAACTCGGACATCTGCTGACCGAAGAAATTCTGAAGTTGGCGGGAGGTGGGGGAGCTGTAGAAGGATACGGAAAGTCGGCGGTCACGGGATCGAATGGAGAGATCGAGCACGGCTCTGCCCTAATCCATACCCTACGCTTCGGAAACCATTATCGCCGCGCCGTTGGGGCCAAATCCTATCTGGCATTTACGAATACACGCGGAGCGCCGGGTGCCTCAATCCAGATCCCCTTGATGCACAAGCACGACGAAGGGATGCGTTCGCATTACGAAACCGTCCAGTTCTCGATCGACGATGCCCCGGGGCCGGACGAGATCGTCGTCGCCCTTGGCGCCTCCATCGGTGGTCGACCGCATCATCGCATCGGTGATCGGTATAAGGATCTACAAGAAATGGGCGATCTTCATGGCTGA
- a CDS encoding GntR family transcriptional regulator, with amino-acid sequence MGTDEGSMPELGDDTMLVNRATKTLRQLTLEKVRSAILTLQFRPGERLVERKLCERLGVSRSVVREVLRNLESEGLVEVIPGHGPAVASPDTAKVRQIYELRSMLESLAARHCAEHATAEDVEALARGLDRIRDGYAAHNPAAVLQATTEFYEIMFHAAGRSVAWDVVSALNGRITHLRATTIATKGRSKSGVAEVERIYSAIVRHDADEAEAASIEHINSALRIALEQLQISKLVGHQGSQS; translated from the coding sequence ATGGGAACGGACGAAGGCAGCATGCCGGAATTAGGCGATGATACAATGCTCGTGAATCGCGCCACAAAGACTCTGCGGCAGCTTACGCTTGAAAAGGTCAGAAGCGCGATTCTCACTCTTCAGTTCCGACCTGGCGAACGCCTGGTAGAGCGAAAGCTCTGTGAACGTCTGGGCGTCAGTCGCAGCGTGGTTCGCGAAGTCCTACGAAACCTCGAATCCGAAGGATTGGTGGAGGTCATTCCCGGGCACGGTCCCGCGGTAGCGAGTCCAGATACGGCGAAAGTGCGGCAGATATATGAGCTACGTTCGATGCTCGAATCACTTGCAGCCCGCCATTGTGCCGAACATGCGACAGCAGAAGACGTCGAAGCCTTAGCTCGCGGGCTAGATCGCATTCGTGACGGCTATGCCGCTCATAATCCGGCCGCTGTTCTTCAAGCTACAACAGAATTCTACGAGATCATGTTCCATGCAGCTGGTCGATCGGTTGCATGGGATGTCGTTTCGGCTCTGAACGGACGCATCACCCACCTCCGAGCCACTACAATCGCCACGAAAGGCCGAAGCAAGTCTGGCGTTGCTGAAGTTGAGCGCATTTATTCGGCAATTGTCAGGCACGATGCCGACGAAGCGGAAGCCGCATCAATAGAGCATATCAACTCCGCCCTGCGGATTGCGTTGGAGCAATTGCAAATTTCGAAGCTTGTCGGTCATCAAGGCTCACAGTCATGA